From the Devosia sp. FJ2-5-3 genome, the window CGCCGTGTGGCTCTAGCTCGGGCTTCAGGGCTTCGCCCAGCGCAATGAGCGCGGCCTTGCTGGCGCTATAGGCCGAAGCCGTTGGCAGGCCCCGATAGCCGGCGACGGAGGCCATGAGGGCGACGCGCCCGGTCTTGCGGGCGATCATGGCGGGCAGGATCACCGAGAGGCAATTGGCGACGCCCATGACATTGGTGTCGATGACGCCGGTAAACTCGGCGAGGTCGAAATTGGTGGCGGTCACCTCCGAATGGGTGCCGGCGTTGAGGATGACGAGATCGGGCACGCCGAAATCGCGGAAGATCTGGGTGGCAACGGATGGCACGGCGTCCTTGTCGGTGACGTCGAGCACATAGGGTTTTATCACGCCGCCCTTTGCCGCGGCTTCGGCGGCGAGGCTTGTGAGATCATCCTCGGTGCGTGCGCTGGCGGCGATGGTATGGCCGCGCGCGCTCAGCTCGAGGGCGAGGGCCCGGCCAAGGCCCTTGCCGGCACCGGTGATCCATATTGTCGATCTGCTCATGACGCTTCCAAAACACTGTTCCGCCTTTGCTACGCAGGGGCGAGCCGATCGGATCGGGCGCGGCCGATGAAAGGCGGTGGATAAGGCCATTTTCCCGCCGCGCCGGGCGGGTTAAGGATGGGAACGATTTTTTCCCGTTTCCGGATAGGACCATGACCGACACTGTTCTCGACCGTTTCCTGCGCTATGTGGTGATCGATACCCAGTCGGACGGGTCCTCGCCCACCCAGCCTTCCACCGAAAAGCAAAAGGATCTGGGGCATTTGCTGGTCAAGGAACTGCTCGAAATCGGGCTGTCCGACGCGGCCATGGACGAGAATGGCTATATCTACGCCACCATCCCGTCCAATACCGACAAGGACGTGCCGGTCATCTGCTTTTGCGCCCATATGGACACGGCGCCCGATTTTTCCGGTACCGGCGTCAAGCCGCAGGTGCTGGCCAATTATCAGGGCGGGGACATTACCCTTGTCGGCGATGCCAGCCGGGTGATCCGCGTGTCCGAACATGGCGAACTGGCCAACCAGATCGGCAATGACATCGTCACCTCGGATGGGACGACGCTGCTGGGCGCAGACGACAAGGCCGGCATTGCCGAGATCATGAGTGCGGCAAAGATGCTGGTCGATGACCCTTCGATCAAGCATGGCACGATCAAGATCCTCTTCACCCCAGACGAGGAAATCGGGCGCGGTGTCGACAAGGTGGACCTGGCCCGGCTCGGGGCCCGCTTCGCCTATACGATGGATGGGGAGACCGCCGGCACGATCGAGGACGAGACCTTTTCGGCCGACGGGCTGGAACTGGTGATCACCGGGGCGGCGATGCATCCGGGCTTTGCCAAGGACCGGATGGAAAACGCCATCAAGATCGCCAGTGAAATCGTGGCGCTGCTGCCGCGTGCGGTCTCTCCCGAGGGGACAGATGGCCGGCAGGGTTTTGTGCACCCGACGGGGATTTCCGGCTCGATGGAGCGGGCCAGCGTTAGCATGATCGTGCGCGACTTTGTCGACGATGGCCTCGTCGAAAAGCGGGGCATGGTCGAAAAGATCGCCCGCGAGGTGCTGGCGAAATATCCGCGCTCGAGCCATGCGATCACCGTGAAAGAGCAGTATCGCAATATGAAGCAGGTGCTCGACCAGAACCCCGAGATTGTCGAGAACGCGGTGGAAGCGGTGCGGCGGGCCGGGATGGAGCCGATCAAGGGCTCGATCCGTGGGGGTACGGATGGATCGCGATTGTCCTTCATGGGCCTGCCCTGCGCCAATATCTTTGCCGGCGGGCATGCCTTCCACTCGCCGCTCGAATGGGTGAGCCGGCAGGACATGGAAAAGGCCGCAGCGACGATCGTTGAACTGGCAAAGATCTGGGAAGAGCGGGCGTAGGGGGCCAGGGGTTCTCTGTCACCCCCAGAGCTACAATCGGGCTTGACCCAAGGGTTTGCGTCCCCGTGTCAATCGTCGGTGTGGGGCGCGCGAATTGGCCCTCGGGTCGAGCCCGAGGGAAGCCCGATGATGGTGAGTGATGCGGGAAAACCAGGCGTCCCCAAAAGGGGGCGCTTTGTCGTCGGGCCCTATTGCCAGTGCGCGACGCGCTGCTTGCGGCGCGGTGCTTCTGGGGCCGGCGTGGCGGTCAGCACCAGATCGGCCATGGCGGCGAGATGGGACGAGCCACCGGCCTCGGCATCGAGCGTGATGACGACGACATCGTAGAGTTCGACAAGGGCGAGGAGCAGGGTGCGGACCGGCCGGGCCGACGCATCGAGCATGTCCTGACGGCCCCAGGGAATGAGGGCTGCCTCTTCGGCGCCTGTGCCGTGAATGATGTCGGCGAAGCGCGCCTTGCCCATGGAAAGATCGCTGATGCCGGGGGCACTGCCACGGCGGCGGCTGGCCGCGTCGATCAAGACCACACGCTTTCCATCCTCGGCATAGGTCTCGAGCAGTTCGCGCGCCTTGGCGCGGGTGTCCCCTGGCGTGCCGCGCGAGCGGATGGCGACAATGCGCGCATCGGCAAGGCGGAGGTCGGCGACGCGCTCGTAGCTATCGGCAGGGGCAGTTTCGGGTGCGGGCCTTGCCCGTTCGACGCGCGTCGGCTCGGTGGCGGGCGTGCCGATCCAGCTGGCCGCGATGGCGATCTGGGGTTGGGAGAGATCGCCGGAGAACCAATTGTGCTCGGGGCTCGGGACGGCACGAACCGGCTCGGGCGCGATCTGTGGGCGTTCGGCCTGGGGCGCCGGCGCGGGCGGCAGTTCGACGGCATGCATTATCGGCGCCGGTGCCATGGCGTCGTTTGGTTCGACAGCAATTGCCAGGGTCCGGTCGATTTGCTTTTTCCGGCGCGGTGCGCGTGGGGCACGGACGGGCAGGGGCGCACTGGCGGCGACCGGCTGCTGCAGGGCAATCAGGCCGAGCTGGCCGAAAAACGCGAAGCCGCCAGCAAGGCCGAGCGCCAGCGTGGTGCTGACCGGGCGCGACAAGGCGGTGACGCTGGGGGCGGGATCGCCATTGGTCGAGCCGGTGAGAATGGTGTCGTCGACGGTGCGGCTGGCCAATTGGGCTTCATATTCGCCGCGCAACGTCGCTTCGAGCTTCCTGGCCGCCTCGCTATCGGCGCGCATCATGGCCACCAATTGGCCGGCCTGCTCGCCGATTTCGGCATTGGCCAGCGCAATCTCCTCGGCAAGGGCGCGCATATTGGGGTGATTGGGCAGGAGCGTTACCGCCAGCTTCTTGCGATCGGCCTCGAGCGTCAGGAGATCATCGAGGCGGCGGGCGAGGGCGGGCAGGCTCTCGGCATGGAGCCCCAGCGCGGCGTAATCATTGCTGGCGACGAGGCTTTCGATGCGCCGCGCCTTTTCTTCGAGGGTGACGCGGTTTTCCCAAGCCAGGGTCATGCGCTGCTGGAGAACGCCGATATCGGCATCGCCAAGCTGCGCCCGGGGCACAAGCTGCGCCCGAGGCAGAGGGGTATTTGCGGGCGTGGCACTGGGCTGCGGGGTTTCGGCAATCGGGGGCGCGGCCAATATGGGCTGCGCGAGGGCGTGGCTGGCGGCTATGGCTGCAGCGATGGCGCGCGCATTGGCCTCGGTCCTCGCGACCGCCTCGACGCGGAGGCTCTTGCCATCGGCACCGGGGGAAATGGTCAGGGTGCGGCGCAGAAGGGTGATGCTGTCGAGCGATGCATCGGCGCTGCGCAATTCCTGCACGGCGGACTGGGGCAGGCGCGCGACGATATCGGCCAGGTGGACAGGATCGAGGAACTCGGCGATTTGCTCGTCGGCCGGCACGTCGCCACTATAGGGCAGATCGAGCCGGGCCTGATATTTGGCCGGCTGGAGATGGACGCCGACAAAGGCGAGGCCCATGACGAGAAGGGTGATGCCGGCTATGCGCGGCAGGCGCGGCGCCACGGCCGCGACGAAGGACCCGATAAAGTCGATTGCGCCGTTGCGCTGAAAAAATGTGGTCTGCATCGCCGCCTCTTTGAGCGGTCAGAATGCGCCAACGTAGTTAATTTTATGCAAACCCCGTCGCAATTTGCGACGGGGCGCGGGGTGGGGTTCCGCTAGAGGTCGATGTCGTCGTCGGCCAGACCGTCGAGATCGGCGGCGGCGCGGCGGAGGATGTCAGCGGCGCGGGTCTGCTGTTCCTCGGAGCCGTGGCGAGCCTTCTTGAGGGCGGCTTTCAGCGCCTTGCGGGCGGCGTCGAGTTCGGGGATGGCATCCTTCATCGGGCGATCATGCTCGAAGGGATTGCCATGTTCCCCGCCATGGGCGCGGGGCGGCTCGGGGCGGGTATTGCCGTCTTCCGGCTGACCGCCGAAGGGCCAATCGGCCCGGACGAACTCGCGGAACCGGTTGAACTGCTCTCCGGTGCGGGCGAGGAAATCGAGCGTAGCCGCAATGGCTTCGCGGTTTTCCGCCAGATGTGTGCGGCCCTCATCGGTGATGGTATAGAGCTTCTTGTTGGCCTCGGCGGAAGAGGTGACGTAGCCGGCTTCCTCGAGATAGGTGAGGGCCGGATAGACGATGCCGGGGCTGGGCGAATAAACGCCGCCGGACCGCTCTTCGACGGCCTTGATCAAATCGTAGCCGTGGCGGGGCTGCTGATCGATGAGGAAGAGGGCGACGAGACGCACATCGCCCGAGGCCAGCATGCGGCCAATGCGAAAATTGCCGCCGAGATTGCCGATCTCATCGTCGATGTTCTGGACGCGTCCCCAGCCCTTGCGCGCCATCTGCTCAAAACGCCGCCAATTGGGTTCGCCATTGCGCCAGTAGGAAGACATGATTGTATCTCCTGATAGGTCTTTGTTTCCGTAATCAGGAGATTGGGGCGAGTAAGAGGGGATTCAAGATATATCTTATGAGTGGTTTCGAAAATGTGATCGAGGGGTGTGGACCGCTCCGCGCCACACGGTGCTTCCCTCGGGCCTGACCCGAGGGTCTCTGGCCAAGGTGCAAATTGTCAGTTTGGGGCTCGCGACATGGCCCTCGGGTCGGGCCCGAGGGAAGCGCGGTGGGTGATTGAGGGATGTGGGATAGCTGATGGCCCAGACCCCCACCCGGCCTCCCCCTGTAGGAGGGGGAGGAGTGGGGCCGGTGGGTGGTGGAGGCTTTGCGCCGAAGCGGCCATGGGCGCGATCGGTCCCTCCCCCTGGAGAGGGGGAGGTTAGGTGGGGGTGGTTGCGGTTACGAGGCCCGGATTACGGGCGGCTGGCCCATTCGAGGAGGCTGGCAAGGCCGACGAAGGGGATGCCGGCGTGTTCGCTGAGGCCGGAGGCGCAGGTGGAGACGGTGGAAACGCCCAGCTGGCAATTGGCCGGAACGTCCTTGCCGACCCGGCGGGTGGCGTGGGCGTTGAGCTCGGGGATGAAGAGCCCCTTGTCGCCTGCATAACCGCAGCAGGTGATCGAGGAGAGCACGGCGATCTCTTCGGCACAGGCGCGGGCAATAGTCTCGGTGGCCGGCTGTTCGAAGAGGCGCTGGGCCGAGCAATTGTGGTGCACGGCAATTACCGGCAGCTTTTGCGTCAGCTTCAGTTTCGGCAGCACATGGGTGACGAGGAACTGGGCCGAGTCGGTCACAGTCGCATCGCCCGGCACGTCCTTGAGGTGCTTGGCGCAGGTGGAAGCGTCGGTGACGACGGGCAGGCGGCCCGCGTCTGAGGCGGCCGAGAGGTTTTTGGCCAAGGCGCCGCCGACTTCAGCGGCCTGTTCCGGAAAACCCTTGGACTGGAACGGCTGGCCGCAGCACTGGCCGTTGAGATTTTCCGGGATGATGATTTCGTAGCCGGCGCGTTCAAGCAGGGCCACCATGGCATTGGGCGTATCGAGCAGGTTGTGCTCGGTTTTCGGCGCGCCGAACATGCGGCTGGGGCAGGCCGGGAAATAGACGATCTGCTCGCGGCCGGTCTGGGCGATGGGCACCGGGAAGCCGGACTTTTTGGGGTCCTGACGAGTGTCGCGGACTTTTGGCGTGCCCGGGCCGTGGTGCAGGGTGCGCGAAACGCGCGGGATGGCCTTGTTGGTGAGGCGGCGAGCCGTCTCGGTGATGGCTTCGACGGCCGGGGCCGGGATGATGGTGCGGGCCGCGTCAGCCAGCGCCACGCCACCGCGCATGAAGCTCTCGATGGTGCCGGTGTGGTCGGCGGTGAAGCGGGCGACCGACTGGGCGGTGTTGCCGCGACGGCGGGCGCGTTCGCCCATGATCATGGTGCCGGTTTCAATGCCGACGGGGCAGCGCAGGGAGCACAGATTGCAGGCCGCGCAAGTGTCCATGCCCGCATATTGGAAATCGGCCTCGAACCGGGCCAGGCGTTCCGGATCCTCGCCGCTTTCGCGCAGGCGGGCGCGTTCGCGGGTGACGGCGATGCGCTGGCGCGGGGTCAGCGTCATGTGATGGCTGGGGCAGGCCGGCTCGCAGAACCCGCATTCGATGCAGAGGTCGACAAGCTCGTCGGCCAGCGGCATGACCTTCAGATTCTTGACGTGAATCTTGGGGTCGTCATTGAGCAGCACGCCGGGATTGAGCAGGCGCTCGGGGTCGAAGGCGGCCTTGATGGCATGCATGATGCCATAGGCCTTGGATCCCCATTCCGCCTCGACGAAGGGCGCGATGGCGCGGCCGGTGCCGTGCTCGGCCTTGAGCG encodes:
- the pepT gene encoding peptidase T, translated to MTDTVLDRFLRYVVIDTQSDGSSPTQPSTEKQKDLGHLLVKELLEIGLSDAAMDENGYIYATIPSNTDKDVPVICFCAHMDTAPDFSGTGVKPQVLANYQGGDITLVGDASRVIRVSEHGELANQIGNDIVTSDGTTLLGADDKAGIAEIMSAAKMLVDDPSIKHGTIKILFTPDEEIGRGVDKVDLARLGARFAYTMDGETAGTIEDETFSADGLELVITGAAMHPGFAKDRMENAIKIASEIVALLPRAVSPEGTDGRQGFVHPTGISGSMERASVSMIVRDFVDDGLVEKRGMVEKIAREVLAKYPRSSHAITVKEQYRNMKQVLDQNPEIVENAVEAVRRAGMEPIKGSIRGGTDGSRLSFMGLPCANIFAGGHAFHSPLEWVSRQDMEKAAATIVELAKIWEERA
- a CDS encoding PadR family transcriptional regulator — protein: MSSYWRNGEPNWRRFEQMARKGWGRVQNIDDEIGNLGGNFRIGRMLASGDVRLVALFLIDQQPRHGYDLIKAVEERSGGVYSPSPGIVYPALTYLEEAGYVTSSAEANKKLYTITDEGRTHLAENREAIAATLDFLARTGEQFNRFREFVRADWPFGGQPEDGNTRPEPPRAHGGEHGNPFEHDRPMKDAIPELDAARKALKAALKKARHGSEEQQTRAADILRRAAADLDGLADDDIDL
- a CDS encoding SDR family NAD(P)-dependent oxidoreductase codes for the protein MSRSTIWITGAGKGLGRALALELSARGHTIAASARTEDDLTSLAAEAAAKGGVIKPYVLDVTDKDAVPSVATQIFRDFGVPDLVILNAGTHSEVTATNFDLAEFTGVIDTNVMGVANCLSVILPAMIARKTGRVALMASVAGYRGLPTASAYSASKAALIALGEALKPELEPHGVGLHLISPGFVDTPLTRRNTFPMPFLMQPDQAARIMADGLEAGKKFEIVFPWPMKLAMKFLGILPYPLFFAITRRLVR